A genomic segment from Ptychodera flava strain L36383 chromosome 19, AS_Pfla_20210202, whole genome shotgun sequence encodes:
- the LOC139118670 gene encoding carotenoid-cleaving dioxygenase, mitochondrial-like: MFNMALAAGRGVGMVFLRIGAVSGAGAVCLGAYGAHNRRFTGRSGCISLVGEENSRSVRTPRVGEAKMSKTATEKRYDLSVFYNTVKEEHRSPMKTKIRGEIPKWIDGSLYRNGGGMWEIGKDSYNHLFDAMTLLHRYRIKDGDVTYQSQFLRSDHYKKNMKYNRIVCTEFGTIAHKDPCLTLFERIAAYFKPPGGSDNCGVNMMYIGDELFALTETQYMRRVDPTTLDTTDNDKIDITNYVAVNSASAHPHFLNDGTHFNMGSSFGKKCNYNILKLEPGESKGEQKWSMLCSIPARGRDPSYFHSFGLTDNYIIYLEQPLVINVLKVLTSKFRGLPTTGCMEYRPKNKAYFHLINRHTGERLATEYNASAFFCFHHINAYEDDGHVVVDLCCYNNDEILQRTNVAELKKGVPPADESEARRFVFPLNVDKASKDTNLVTLPYTSCTATVTADGSVFCTPEVMLDEAFEAPRINYEKHNGKPYQYVYGVTGNNQGLIKIDMKSKTFKVWEEKGYMPSEPVFIGSPSATGEDDGVVLSAVLTSDRAKPNFLVVLNGKDFTELGRAEIEAQIPYGIHGLFVPNI, from the exons ACCGCCGATTTACAGGTAGATCTGGATGCATCTCTCTTGTGGGAGAAGAGAACTCTCGTAGTGTACGTACTCCTCGCGTCGGAGAAGCAAAGATGTCGAAGACGGCCACGGAGAAGAGATACGACCTGAGCGTGTTTTACAACACGGTGAAGGAAGAACACAGAAGCCCGATGAAAACCAAAATACGAG GGGAGATCCCAAAATGGATAGACGGGAGTCTGTACAGGAACGGTGGCGGTATGTGGGAAATCGGCAAGGACTCTTACAACCATTTATTTGATGCCATGACATTGCTTCATAGATACCGCATTAAAGATGGTGAT GTGACCTACCAAAGCCAGTTTCTTCGAAGCGACCACTACAAGAAGAACATGAAGTACAACCGCATTGTGTGTACTGAATTCGGTACCATCGCACACAAGGATCCATGCCTTACGTTGTTTGAGAGAATAGCAGCTTACTTTAAGCCCCCTGGTGGTAGTGATAACTGCGGCGTCAACATGATGTACATCGGTGATGAGTTATTTGCCCTGACAGAGACGCAGTATATGAGACGAGTCGACCCTACGACACTCGATACTACTGATAATGATAAG ATCGACATTACAAATTATGTCGCGGTGAATTCGGCATCTGCGCATCCTCATTTCTTGAACGATGGAACTCACTTCAACATGGGCTCATCCTTTGGCAAGAAGTGCAATTACAACATCCTGAAACTTGAACCAG GCGAGTCTAAAGGCGAACAGAAGTGGTCCATGTTGTGCTCCATACCAGCACGGGGACGTGACCCTTCCTATTTTCACAGCTTCGGGTTGACAGACAATTACATCATCTACTTGGAGCAACCACTTGTCATCAACGTTCTCAAGGTGCTGACCAGCAAATTCCGTGGCTTGCCAACCACCGGGTGCATGGAGTACAGACCGAAAAATAAGGCTTATTTCCACCTGATCAACCGACACACGGGGGAACGCCTGGCTACCGAGTACAACGCTAGTGCCTTCTTCTGCTTTCACCACATCAACGCCTACGAGGACGACGGCCACGTCGTCGTCGATCTGTGCTGCTACAACAACGACGAGATCCTCCAGCGGACGAACGTTGCGGAACTGAAAAAGGGGGTACCGCCCGCAGATGAATCGGAGGCTAGACGATTCGTATTCCCGTTGAATGTTGATAAG GCATCGAAAGATACGAATCTAGTAACCTTACCATACACATCCTGTACCGCTACTGTCACCGCAGATGGTTCCGTCTTCTGCACACCAGAAGTAATGCTTGACGAAG ctTTTGAGGCACCACGGATAAACTATGAGAAACACAATGGTAAACCCTATCAGTATGTATACGGCGTGACTGGCAACAATCAAGGC ttgatcaaaattgacatgaAAAGCAAAACGTTCAAGGTGTGGGAAGAGAAGGGTTACATGCCATCAGAGCCAGTCTTCATCGGCTCGCCTTCAGCCACTGGCGAAGACGATG GAGTGGTACTGTCCGCCGTTCTCACCAGCGATCGCGCCAAACCAAACTTCCTGGTCGTACTGAACGGGAAAGATTTCACCGAGCTAGGAAGAGCTGAAATCGAAGCCCAAATTCCGTACGGAATCCACGGACTCTTTGTACCAAATATCTAG